The nucleotide window TTCAGCGACATATAAACTTCAAATTTCTTCATTCAAAATGTCATGCGTGTGTATAGACTATAACAGGCAACTACGAAGCAGTGTGTGATTTTAAAGCTCATCCATATGGTTTTAGAATTTACCTTTTGTCATTTAGGCTATACTGTAGGGCAGGCTATGAGGCAAACAAGTAAAAGCATAGTGAAAATGTCGGAAGATTGTGCTTATTAATTGCCTAACTTGTTTCTCATGAATTGTTGGAGCATTGATTTATCTGATGGCAGTGCGTTTTCTGGATGAATATAAGTTACATTTATCTATTTCATTAGGGGACGATTCCAGAAAAGAGACACTTTCTTGAATCCTGACCCCATTCTTCTCCAGACAACATTATCAATTTCAAGTGTCACCGAAAAACAGTCCCAAGACTAAAGGTAGGAAAGCTTATTTTACAgtctataatttaaaaaaaagattatGAATAAATCTTACTATTCCCGAAAGTCAGTTTAAAACATGCAACTAAATAAGTTATCTGAAGATCAGATCCGGATCAGAATTGTGTATAACAATTGTTATTTTGTAAATTATATGGAATGTCTATACTTTGTAGCTTGCAAATGGGTTTGAACATGAACATGTTGCCACTTTCGTTTTCAGCCATGCCCTGCGTTCAAGCTCAGTATGGGTCATCACCGCAAGGAGCCAGCCCCGCTTCCCAGAGCTACAGCTACCACACCGCTGGAGAATACAGCTGCGACTTCTTAACACCTGAGTTTGTTAAGTTTAGTATGGACCTGACCAACACTGAGATCACAGCTACTACTTCTCTCCCTAGTTTCAGCACGTTCATGGACAACTATAGCACCAGTTACGACGTTAAACCGCCCTGTCTGTATCAAATGCCGCATTCTGGAGAGCAGTCCTCCATCAAAGTCGAGGACGTCCAGATGCACAGCTATCATCAGCAGAGCCATTTGCCAGCTCAGTCGGAAGAGATGATGGCCCACTCCGGCTCTATGTACTTCAAACCCTCCTCACCTCATGCCCCAACCACACCAAACTTCCAGGTTCAGCCCAATCACATGTGGGAGGACCCTGGGTCCCTCCACAGTTTCCACCAGAACTATGTGGCAGCGACCTCTCATATGATAGAGCAGCGCAAAAACCCGGTGTCAAGGCTGTCACTATTCTCCTTCAAACAGTCCCCTCCTGGTACCCCTGTGTCGAGTTGCCAGATGCGATTCGATGGCCCACTGCACGTCTCCATGAACCACGACAACCCAGGAGCACACCGAGGCTTAGACAGCCAGAGCTTCGCGGTACCCAGTGCTCTAAGGAAACAGGCCGGCTTAGCCTTTCCTCACTCCCTTCAGCTCGGCCATGGACACCAGTTGATGGACAGCCAAGTTCATTCGCCCCCGTCCCGAGGATCACCATCAAACGAGGGTCTGTGCGCAGTGTGTGGGGACAACGCCGCTTGCCAGCATTATGGAGTGAGGACCTGCGAGGGTTGCAAAGGATTTTTTAAGGTGGGCGTTCGCTGATTGTGAATAATGTAGCTTAATATAATTATTACAATTATTCATTGTATTATTAGTCCTGTTAATTTTAGTATTGTTATTTTCATATTCCCCTTGTTATTAGTGGTGGGACTAGGCCTAGTAAACAATTATGACAATAACTTGTGGATATCACTTTCATCACGTCATTAAAAACTGTCAGTGTTGTGAGGTCTTTTTGTGAAATTACGGTCTTGTCTGGACAAGGAAGTGCAATATTCCCCATGGTCAAATTGAACGGTCACTTTATTTCCAACCCCCGATTAAATAGCCTAATCATACGTCTTTAATTAGAGGTCGTCTCAGAGGGCCGTAAAAAATATGAATGCCCACGGATTTTTGTTTTTACTGAATGTCTATCTCTCCGGTTCCACGCATATATAACAGCCCAAAACGGGAAGGATGGATGTTCTGTTACAGTATCAATTATCCCCCATAGCGCAGCTGAATGTGTGCCAACTGTGTGTTCATTTTACAGGTGCTGATGTCCATGCTAAAACCCTGTTGTATTTTTCTTTGCAGCGCACTGTTCAGAAAAATGCTAAATATGTGTGTTTAGCGAACAAAAATTGTCCTGTCGATAAACGCCGAAGAAACCGTTGCCAATACTGCCGTTTCCAGAAGTGCATGGTTGTCGGAATGGTCAAAGAGGGTAAGAACATATTGTGGTCACTTTGATTGTTTGTGTCCGTGCATGGCCATAAAACACCTGCGGTCCTGCGCGTAAAGTTTGCGCGTAAAGCAAGTTTAACCTTTTACGCACAACAATCAAAGTTGAATACAAGTCTATATTTTCTCTTGTCTTCCTCTCAACACAGTTGTCCGGACTGCTAATCTAAAAGGTCGAAGAGGCCGTCTTCCCTCCAAACCTAAAAGTCCCCAAGACCCCTCACCACCCTCGCCACCTGTCAGTCTCATAAGTGCCCTTGTTAGGGCTCATGTTGATTCCAACCCGTCCATGTCTGGCTTGGACTACTCAAGAGTGAGTATACCATTTAGTTCCCTTTAACAAATTGTGTATGAACATAAACACTGTGCTGCTGATTTATAATATAATTAGAGTACAAATCAGTGCATGTTCTGAATGTATTTTATCGTGTTTGGATGTGCATTTGCCACACAATTTATATACTTCAAATGTTTTGTGCAAGACAGGTCTGCATTCTAAACTTTGTCAGTCTTTTAAGGTGGCATATTTTACTTAAGAAAATTACTTTGAAACGGAGaactcaataaaaaaaaatacattaatgtAATAGTAAAAAAGCACTCCCCTCCTAGAAATAGGCTTTGCAATTTCACGGGTAATATATTTTAAAGGACCTCATTAAGCCCTGTTGAAATTAAATTCCAGTTTCAGGCTAACCCTGACTACCAAATGAGTGGAGACGACACCCAGCACATTCAGCAGTTCTATGATCTCCTGACGGGTTCCATGGAGATTATCCGAGGTTGGGCGGAGAAGATCCCTGGGTTTTCTGATCTTCCGAAGCAGGATCAAGATCTCCTTTTCGAATCAGCCTTCCTGGAACTTTTTGTTCTGCGGCTGGCATACAGGTAAGCCTCTTCTTAATTATGAAATAACCTCGACTATAATAAAGATCAGCCCACTTCAAGCTCCGATGCTTTGGCTTTTATTAGCTATCCAATAATTAGGAGTCTCTTAAATCCCTATTTATTGCTCAAGGTAATTAATGACACTTTGTTAT belongs to Salmo trutta chromosome 20, fSalTru1.1, whole genome shotgun sequence and includes:
- the LOC115156089 gene encoding nuclear receptor subfamily 4 group A member 2 isoform X1 — its product is MSILCSLQMGLNMNMLPLSFSAMPCVQAQYGSSPQGASPASQSYSYHTAGEYSCDFLTPEFVKFSMDLTNTEITATTSLPSFSTFMDNYSTSYDVKPPCLYQMPHSGEQSSIKVEDVQMHSYHQQSHLPAQSEEMMAHSGSMYFKPSSPHAPTTPNFQVQPNHMWEDPGSLHSFHQNYVAATSHMIEQRKNPVSRLSLFSFKQSPPGTPVSSCQMRFDGPLHVSMNHDNPGAHRGLDSQSFAVPSALRKQAGLAFPHSLQLGHGHQLMDSQVHSPPSRGSPSNEGLCAVCGDNAACQHYGVRTCEGCKGFFKRTVQKNAKYVCLANKNCPVDKRRRNRCQYCRFQKCMVVGMVKEVVRTANLKGRRGRLPSKPKSPQDPSPPSPPVSLISALVRAHVDSNPSMSGLDYSRFQANPDYQMSGDDTQHIQQFYDLLTGSMEIIRGWAEKIPGFSDLPKQDQDLLFESAFLELFVLRLAYRSNPVEGKLIFCNGVVLHRLQCVRGFGEWIDSIVEFSSNLQSMNIDISAFSCIAALAMVTERHGLKEPKRVEELQNKIVNCLKDQVTFNGGGLNRPNYLSKLLGKLPELRTLCTQGLQRIFYLKLEDLVPPPAIIDKLFLDTLPF
- the LOC115156089 gene encoding nuclear receptor subfamily 4 group A member 2 isoform X2; amino-acid sequence: MLYAWIDNHDSDVKEAMPCVQAQYGSSPQGASPASQSYSYHTAGEYSCDFLTPEFVKFSMDLTNTEITATTSLPSFSTFMDNYSTSYDVKPPCLYQMPHSGEQSSIKVEDVQMHSYHQQSHLPAQSEEMMAHSGSMYFKPSSPHAPTTPNFQVQPNHMWEDPGSLHSFHQNYVAATSHMIEQRKNPVSRLSLFSFKQSPPGTPVSSCQMRFDGPLHVSMNHDNPGAHRGLDSQSFAVPSALRKQAGLAFPHSLQLGHGHQLMDSQVHSPPSRGSPSNEGLCAVCGDNAACQHYGVRTCEGCKGFFKRTVQKNAKYVCLANKNCPVDKRRRNRCQYCRFQKCMVVGMVKEVVRTANLKGRRGRLPSKPKSPQDPSPPSPPVSLISALVRAHVDSNPSMSGLDYSRFQANPDYQMSGDDTQHIQQFYDLLTGSMEIIRGWAEKIPGFSDLPKQDQDLLFESAFLELFVLRLAYRSNPVEGKLIFCNGVVLHRLQCVRGFGEWIDSIVEFSSNLQSMNIDISAFSCIAALAMVTERHGLKEPKRVEELQNKIVNCLKDQVTFNGGGLNRPNYLSKLLGKLPELRTLCTQGLQRIFYLKLEDLVPPPAIIDKLFLDTLPF
- the LOC115156089 gene encoding nuclear receptor subfamily 4 group A member 2 isoform X3, with protein sequence MPCVQAQYGSSPQGASPASQSYSYHTAGEYSCDFLTPEFVKFSMDLTNTEITATTSLPSFSTFMDNYSTSYDVKPPCLYQMPHSGEQSSIKVEDVQMHSYHQQSHLPAQSEEMMAHSGSMYFKPSSPHAPTTPNFQVQPNHMWEDPGSLHSFHQNYVAATSHMIEQRKNPVSRLSLFSFKQSPPGTPVSSCQMRFDGPLHVSMNHDNPGAHRGLDSQSFAVPSALRKQAGLAFPHSLQLGHGHQLMDSQVHSPPSRGSPSNEGLCAVCGDNAACQHYGVRTCEGCKGFFKRTVQKNAKYVCLANKNCPVDKRRRNRCQYCRFQKCMVVGMVKEVVRTANLKGRRGRLPSKPKSPQDPSPPSPPVSLISALVRAHVDSNPSMSGLDYSRFQANPDYQMSGDDTQHIQQFYDLLTGSMEIIRGWAEKIPGFSDLPKQDQDLLFESAFLELFVLRLAYRSNPVEGKLIFCNGVVLHRLQCVRGFGEWIDSIVEFSSNLQSMNIDISAFSCIAALAMVTERHGLKEPKRVEELQNKIVNCLKDQVTFNGGGLNRPNYLSKLLGKLPELRTLCTQGLQRIFYLKLEDLVPPPAIIDKLFLDTLPF